From Hyalangium ruber, the proteins below share one genomic window:
- a CDS encoding universal stress protein, which produces MSIICATNLSPESQHAATVAGTLAARLKQPLCLYGVAEHAGSVQEAPVDASGLSARLEGEAVRLRALGITVRIVMPEGGKDEALISDEECQRARWMVVAAEGWPAHALWRRAPLPERLARRACAPLLVVRRSFGLVDWARGRRRLLVLAGMDVSGGEENGPGAFLQALREVGPCDIIATYVCSPAEERERLGIHSPVHVEMLDPVVRRIEAVDPEVSRVLLRDLRERVGSLPGEGSVELHVEPGYSKRSDHLLHVAHERRVDLMVVGTHQRMGLQRLWHGSVSAEVLRQAEQPVVCVPPTYAQPKRASPPRSVLVPVDFSESSVRAIAQARTLVGMGGRVHLLHVHSRRLSDPDWTDHYGVLPEPPAERDEVLRRLWALVPAEDERVRWSVEGVSGTDVAQAVCQAADREGVDLVCVGAEEGHRRGGGGNLGRVLMMRCKRPVLVVPSQQVGREPPEWGGADLHGR; this is translated from the coding sequence ATGTCCATCATCTGCGCCACCAACCTGTCACCGGAGTCCCAGCACGCCGCCACCGTCGCGGGGACCTTGGCGGCTCGGCTCAAACAGCCTCTGTGCCTCTATGGCGTGGCGGAGCACGCGGGCTCGGTTCAAGAGGCGCCCGTGGACGCCTCGGGCCTGAGCGCTCGGCTGGAGGGGGAGGCCGTGCGCCTCCGCGCCCTGGGCATCACCGTGCGCATCGTCATGCCCGAGGGAGGCAAGGACGAGGCGCTCATCTCCGACGAGGAGTGCCAGCGCGCCCGGTGGATGGTGGTGGCCGCGGAGGGCTGGCCCGCCCACGCGCTCTGGCGCCGCGCGCCGCTGCCCGAGCGACTGGCCCGCCGCGCCTGCGCTCCGCTGCTCGTGGTGCGGCGCTCCTTCGGCCTGGTGGACTGGGCCCGGGGACGGCGGCGCCTGCTGGTGCTGGCGGGGATGGATGTCTCGGGCGGCGAGGAGAACGGCCCGGGCGCCTTCCTCCAGGCGCTGCGCGAGGTGGGGCCGTGCGACATCATCGCCACCTACGTGTGCTCGCCCGCCGAGGAGCGTGAGCGGCTGGGCATCCACTCGCCCGTGCATGTGGAGATGTTGGATCCGGTGGTGCGCCGCATCGAGGCGGTGGACCCCGAGGTGTCCCGGGTGCTCTTGAGAGACCTGCGCGAGCGCGTGGGCTCGCTGCCCGGCGAGGGCTCGGTGGAGCTGCACGTGGAGCCCGGCTATAGCAAGCGCTCGGACCACCTGCTGCACGTGGCGCACGAGCGCCGCGTGGACCTGATGGTGGTGGGCACCCACCAGCGCATGGGCCTGCAGCGGTTGTGGCACGGCTCCGTGTCCGCCGAGGTGCTGCGCCAGGCCGAGCAGCCCGTGGTGTGCGTGCCACCCACCTATGCCCAGCCGAAGCGGGCCTCGCCGCCCCGGAGCGTGCTGGTGCCGGTGGACTTCTCCGAGTCGAGCGTGCGCGCCATCGCCCAGGCCCGCACCCTGGTGGGCATGGGGGGCCGCGTCCACCTGCTGCACGTCCACTCGCGCCGGCTGAGCGACCCGGACTGGACGGACCACTATGGGGTGCTGCCCGAGCCGCCGGCCGAGCGAGACGAGGTGCTGCGCCGGCTCTGGGCGCTGGTGCCCGCCGAGGACGAGCGGGTGCGCTGGAGCGTGGAGGGGGTGAGCGGCACCGACGTGGCCCAGGCCGTCTGCCAGGCCGCCGACCGAGAAGGGGTGGACCTGGTGTGTGTGGGCGCCGAGGAGGGCCACCGCCGGGGCGGGGGCGGCAACCTGGGGCGGGTGCTGATGATGCGCTGCAAACGCCCCGTCCTGGTCGTTCCTTCTCAACAAGTGGGAAGAGAACCCCCGGAGTGGGGCGGAGCGGACCTTCACGGGAGGTGA
- a CDS encoding Fis family transcriptional regulator — MIPRGYREEELVTNRASLLLYGGTEEERRSWAQETAFHFEHEGALLEVRQASELGEALKRPKGVVFISDVSKLGREAQGQILRCLQMQEERPKLVLGMTGSAEGALERGTLREDLHYRLHQAQVDLTAPGLREALKKRWATLAEKRAAKAAAEREEAERARQAALVRKPGTVTRLMPEQRKAQGKASSTSTKTAPRKASRR, encoded by the coding sequence GTGATACCCCGCGGATATCGCGAAGAGGAGCTCGTCACCAACCGCGCGTCCCTGTTGCTCTACGGAGGCACGGAGGAAGAGCGGCGCTCGTGGGCGCAGGAGACTGCGTTCCACTTCGAGCACGAGGGCGCGCTGCTGGAGGTACGCCAGGCTTCGGAGCTGGGCGAGGCGCTCAAGCGTCCCAAGGGCGTGGTGTTCATCTCCGACGTGTCGAAGCTGGGGCGAGAGGCGCAAGGCCAGATTCTGCGCTGCCTGCAGATGCAGGAGGAGCGGCCCAAGCTGGTGCTGGGGATGACGGGCTCGGCGGAGGGCGCGCTGGAGCGCGGCACGCTGCGCGAGGACCTGCACTACCGGCTGCACCAGGCGCAGGTGGACCTGACGGCGCCGGGGCTTCGCGAGGCGCTCAAGAAGCGCTGGGCGACGCTGGCCGAGAAGCGCGCGGCGAAGGCGGCCGCGGAGCGGGAAGAGGCCGAGCGCGCGCGGCAGGCGGCGCTGGTGCGCAAGCCCGGCACGGTGACGCGGCTGATGCCCGAGCAGCGCAAGGCGCAGGGGAAGGCGTCCTCCACGTCGACGAAGACCGCCCCGCGCAAGGCCAGCCGCCGCTAG